One window of Actinomycetes bacterium genomic DNA carries:
- the ftsE gene encoding cell division ATP-binding protein FtsE, translated as MIQFNDVTKLYPSQRRAALEHVSLEVEKGEFVFLVGASGSGKSTFLRLVLKEDRPTSGQVYVLGKDLSKLSSWKVPHLRRQIGTVFQDFRLLPNKTVFENVAFALEVIGKPRHTVNRVVPEVLELVGLGGKEHRLPNELSGGEQQRVAIARAFVNRPLLLIADEPTGNLDPSTSVGIMKLLDRINRTGTTVVMATHDAVIVDQMRKRVIELEGGHVVRDQSRGVYGYSR; from the coding sequence CGCTCGAGCACGTCTCGCTGGAGGTGGAGAAGGGTGAGTTCGTCTTCCTCGTGGGGGCGAGCGGCTCCGGGAAGTCGACGTTCCTGCGCCTGGTGCTGAAGGAGGACCGTCCGACCTCGGGCCAGGTGTACGTGCTCGGCAAGGACCTCTCGAAGCTCTCGTCCTGGAAGGTCCCGCACCTGCGCCGCCAGATCGGCACCGTCTTCCAGGACTTCCGCCTGCTGCCCAACAAGACGGTCTTCGAGAACGTCGCGTTCGCGCTCGAGGTCATCGGCAAGCCGCGGCACACGGTCAACCGCGTCGTCCCCGAGGTGCTCGAGTTGGTGGGCCTCGGCGGCAAGGAGCACCGGCTGCCGAACGAGCTCTCCGGCGGCGAGCAGCAGCGCGTGGCCATCGCCCGGGCCTTCGTCAACCGGCCTCTCCTGCTCATCGCGGACGAGCCGACCGGGAACCTCGACCCGTCGACCTCCGTTGGGATCATGAAGCTGCTGGACCGGATCAACCGCACCGGGACCACCGTGGTCATGGCCACCCACGACGCGGTCATCGTCGACCAGATGCGCAAGCGAGTGATCGAGCTCGAGGGCGGCCACGTCGTCCGCGACCAGTCCCGCGGCGTCTACGGCTACTCCCGCTGA